The following is a genomic window from Chaetodon trifascialis isolate fChaTrf1 chromosome 13, fChaTrf1.hap1, whole genome shotgun sequence.
GCATGTAATACATGTTCTGGTGAAGAGGtatataaaaatgtatataaTGAGTGTTATTTTGGTCTATGCTGGGGGTCAGGTTATACCCATATCAAAGATGGCTTCAAGGGCATTTTTCGTGTGGAAGATTACCTGGATCTATTTGACGTGGCAGCCCAACACATCCAAGAAATGAATAGAACTTCATCTGGAGACCACCACATAACCCAGTTCATAACAGGTGAACACATGTGAAAGTTTGTTGTGGGGGTGGTTATGATGTGGTATTGTTAGTGCCTTgtagttttcattttgtttttgtctgaggaccatcaaacagcaaaacatttggAGCCTGACCATAATTTAAATTACAGCTCTCTTTTGCCTCCCTTTCCTTTATTGTAAGCCTCACTGATTTTCAATGGATTTTCCAGAAGTGGCTTTGGCCTCAGGAGCACAGTGGTGCTCACATACTCTCAGGCCTCTGTGGTCTAAAAGAACAGCACAGTGTCTTTCGTAGTGTAAACAGAACCTCAAACACCTCTGAGTGCTGTCACAGCCacctttttaaaattctttctgtccataaaaataaacaaGGTTCACTAAAACTCTGCTCTCCTGAGCCTGAGAAACAGTAGAGAATATCCCTAATTAAACAACGAATtaaagaaattacatttttgaaatAAAGTAACTTCTAGATTTTATTGTGTGAAAATGATAAGAATAAGAGGGTTCTGTTTACTTGGCGTTGGTTGCTGAAGTGAAACAAACCTTTTTGGATTTTACATGGTTAGATAAGAAATGACACTCTTCATTTTAACCTCGTGAACCCCAAGCAGtttctgtacatttttttgCTTGTGTCACATTTTTACTGGTTTCATAGCATGGACCAATATCGGCAACACTAATACAGAGTGTCCTCTTCAATCACAACTGGTTGGTATGTTTGTattgtacagtatatgtttATTTGTACTTCAGGTAGTTGGGGACGTGATCTCTTACATAGTTGCAAAGTCCCAACATCTTTTGCTTATGCTGTACTGCGATGTTAATCTGTTCCAGCCTCTTCCAGTAACCTTCTGAGTGTCCTTGATCTGTAGTCACCTGGAACCCAAGATAGTTCACCTGGAACTGGCCGAACCGGCACTTCTTGAGGTTGAGTTTCAACCCTGCCGCTGTCATCCTCTCCATCACTTTCTGCAATGCTTCCAGATGCTCTTCCTCAGTGTTGTCAGCAATGAAGATGTTGTCGATGTGGATGGTTGCTCATAGGTCAATCAGGAAGATGTTAAGTGAATTCTTGTGCCCCTGGGGTAATCTCTGCCACACATACactttgggctctattttcgactatTTTCGTGAAGTGCAagcaggcgcacggcgcacttcgtattttggtaaaccaaggcgtacagaggtgtgccaggatgggcgttgcagccgtgacatcctacagagcatatatactgcatctatctcagagcgctcgagagacagagagagacagacacatggaaaaaacagaagtgatgatcgttgtctgctattgcccacgtcatttcattccaaatacaaatgttatcattgtaatgcttaacgttatctacaaagatggagtacatcattgctttgaggaggaggaggaggccgaggattaccatctaaggacctcatatttagacatcagaatcagaatcagaaatcctttatttatccccgaggggaaattttttttgttgcagtgctccttacaagaatagaattagaataaaattagaaaagaaagacaagagagagaactatacatataaaaagcaaatataatatttatattgagaatatatgtataaacaaaatatatcacaaaataaagaacagaatataaaacaatacatattttgtggtatattttgtttatacatatattctctctctctctctctatatatatatatatatatatatcctgagaaaaaataaacaatatatacaaacgggtatgcaaagtaatacaaacgcatgtcatgagacatgagtgacgtcagtctcctcctgggagaagtttgggtgttgGACacctcgaaacttgccatgcttaaaggtgaggcgaggagctgctgtgattggtaaaaatttgactcggctgtgtcaaacccactccacgccttctcccctccctctttccgagttgcactgctgggtgggactgagatgagaagggggaggagatgcgcgcagtgcacgaaaataccaaagtctgcgccaccacgccccatcggcacagcagacctgactttgcaccacgcctgcgccgcgccgtgtcaaaaatagagccctttaTGTGTGAACTCTGAATTTGCTTTCAATGGTTTCGCTTACCTCAGAGAAAAGAATCCGTTTGTCAGGTCAATGCATGACTTCAACTTTTTTGACTTACAGCATCTTCAGCACTCCTTGTTGGTTGATCAGACTTGCTCTGTTGGCAATTTCTTCATCTGTTGAGAGCCTTGAAGTTGATCATGggcctccagcctcctccttccACTTCAGGTTTCTTTACTGTCTGAGTTGGGCTGTTATTGATAGGAGTAGCCTCTTCCCAGATGATTCCTAAGGCCTTCAGTTCCTTCATCAAGTCCATCTTCTTGATAGCCACAGCTGCTTTTGAAAATTTTCCCTCAATTTTTCCTTCCCAGGTGGGGAGAAGTCACTTTCTTGGATTTTCTGCTGTGTTAAGGCTGGGATGAACaatccagtgatgaagaggatgctCCTGCTGTGGTTACATTCAAGCCCAAGAATGGCACTTTGTCCTGGTGTTCATTCCCACCTGAGAAGAGAGGTCGACTGTCAGCAGAAATGTCATCAAGAAGACTCAAGGGTCAAAGTATGCCATATCCTGGATAGATGACATAAAGTCCTGCTTGGAACTGTTCCTGACAGAGGAGATCCAAACAATAGTCATGAACATGACAAACTTGGAGGAGAGATGGGTGTAGAGAAATGCCTGGGAGGAGGTAAACCAAATGAACATTCAAGCCTACATGGGTATCTTGATTCTGTCCGGTGTCTACAGATCCAACACTGAATCCACTGTCAGCCTATGGCATAAATAGTCTGTAAGCAAGAAGGAGTCTGCAATCTTTCGAGCCACAATGCCCCTGAAGACTTTTCACTGTCCTGGGTGTTGCATTTCCACGAGTGGGACACAAGAGAGTGAGAAATGTTCGAGCAGCAGAAGCAAGAgccaccaggaagaggaagaggtgtaAACTGTGTGCACCAAGAGATGTCAAAACCAGCCTTGTGTGCCACAAATGTAGTGCATCTATTTGCAAGGCACATGTCAAAATCACAACACACTGCCcaacatgtgcatgaaaacatgtgatGTGACAGATTTTTTATAATtatctttttttgcttttcattttttcaaaaggacccagagaaacagagaacgacatttgttttttgcttgGGCTTGATTTTGTTCATATGCTTTTGTTCTCTACTATATAAATCATACGAGTCAATTTTAATTGGGAACATGGTATTTTGCGTCACTATCTAATCATTTTCAGTGGTTTCAGAACAAAAGTCCTTGTTAGACACTGAAACTGCGTAATCTGTGAAAATAGCACAATatgtctaatctaatctaatctaatctaatctaatctaatctaatctaatctaatctaatctaatctaatctaatatatgtacagtataatgCTCATTGACCACAAATGTGGGTGGGTCGGCATGGTGGGTCAATGCCAGGCCATAAGTAGCAAATGGAAGTTCAAAACTGATATTGTTCACAAGAATTTGAGTTGATAAAAGgatgaaacacaacattaggcgataatatatatatgttcaTGGATTTATAATCAGCTAGAAGGGAATGCTCAATTTTGACCGGGAAGACAAAGGTAgttaacagaaaacaaagacaactgGAGCGTTAACTTTTTGTGCTCATCAGGTGACAGGTACCcccctttctctgctgttgctgggGTGCACCTCTGCTGTGCAGGTTTTGTCTGGCTGGTTGAGCGTCTGTCGGATCTGCTGGAGAAGGAGGTGGTGCTCTGCTGGTCGGCTGTTCAGCAGCTTTCATCGACTGTCATcactcttttttccttttgccttGTCCTCATAGAAATGGTGATCCAAATCTAAGCTCTTTTGCGTCTGAACTCCTGAGACTCTTGTCAATTTGTTTGTATCTGTGCTGGTTCATGGAGGCAGCTTGAGTCAGTGTGCTGGACTGGCAGTGGCCCCTTTTGCTAAGGGATATCATTGTCTTCAGAGATTTCCTTGTTTGTCTCATCTTCAGTTAGCGAGCAAATTTGAAGGCTGCTTTCTTCACCTTCCTCACCATGACAATGTGCGTAACAGCCAAATGAGCCTTTCTAAATTTGCTGGTTAATTCCTTGGGGGCTACTAGTGTGGAGAAAGTAGGCATCATCAGGAAGTTTGCTCATTCTCTTACTGTTCCTCTCACCTCCAGCTTCTGCATCTCTCTGTTCCTTTTGCTGGCTGTGGCAGCATTCTTTCTCTATATCTTGCTCTTGAATGGGCTGGGGCTTGTCTGAACTGAGTTTGGCAGATAGCTTGCCCCCAGATCTTCCTTGGTGCCTCTGGGCCAGGGTCTCAAAGGGGAGTAATCCTCCAAACGACTGGTTTGCACCATATCCTGTGGCAATGAGAATGAAGGTCTTGGCCTGGAGGTTTGCTGCTCCCTAGGGCATCCCGTACGAGTCGTGGAACCTGCTTCAGTCAGTGAAGCCAGCTTAACTAGGTCATGGCCTATGTGACTTCCTCCTTTGGTGTTCCTCATTTCAGTGGAATAACACATGACTCATATCTCCACGTCCAAAGTCATGAGTTGTTTTCaaattttttaatgttttaaatccCTTTTTACTTGATTATATTTCAATTCTTAACCATTGTTATTCctataattattatttcattatcaattaCAATAACAGCAATGCAAGTGTAATCCTTGTTACAACTTGTTGGTCAAGCTCATGTGTATGACATTAACATCTAAGTACTGAATCATAATGTCCTTCTGCTCACAGTTTTATTGTGACAGGGTAACAGAGATCGCAGTTTCCTTGATGGCTTTGCAGTTGTCCTGAGGAGTACAGAATTTCATCTTTTTTACATGATCTGGTTCAtgcaaaaactttatttttggcCAGATGTTAAATAAGACATACATATTCATCTACAATCAAGTGACCTTATGAATTATCACCATTTTAAGGTTTGGTTAGTTTTACTGCTAAAAGCATTTGTAGAACATGATTTGTTCAAAGACATTTGGAAATTTGAtaatactatactatactatactatactatactatactatactatactatactatactatactatactatactatacatttctgtttttacaatttCTGGCTGTGATAAATATTGTAAGTTTTGTGAATATTTCAAGAAACCATAGGCGAAAACATGAGTGGTTCAGAGAGTTAAAATCTAAAAAGTTGCAACAGCATTTAACTTCATGCTCAACTATAATgcaagattattattattgtgagtgtgtgcacaacTCGTTGCATTTTAAAGTACAGTGTATAGCATTGTGAGGATGCAGATGGCCACCAACTGAGTTCTCTCGCTCACCCTCCCCTTTGGTGGccataaaaaacatcaaaaacacgAATGGCCCTTCTCAGAGCCAGTGCTTTGTTCATCCATTCTGGGcaactgtagaaacatggtggtacAACATGGTGGCCTCCATGGAAGAGGATCTGCTCCCTTTGTAAATATAACAAGCTCATTCTGAGGTAGCAAAACTATTCttatttacaaatgaaaacataacagaATATTATATCACATTTCTGCCAATTGATCCTCTTCagtcctacacactggacctttaaaagaACTTTTGTTACACAAGGTGGCACTAAGATTGTCAATGTCTTGACAGTTGATGCCAGTCCATCCACTATGTGGGACAACATAGCCTGGAGCTATGTtcacagagacaggaaggagacagagcCTGGTTTTTTGACCCAAGACTTCATCCACACACTCCAGCCCAGTGCCAAGCTCATTGTCATCCTTCGAGATCCAGTGGAGAGGTACTGTGGAGAAATCCATCCACCCATCTGCCTGTGGAGACACAGATTTGACTTTCTGTTGTGCTTACTTTGCTTCCAGGGGTTTCCCTGTTATTTCTCATTATTGCAGAATATCTTTGTTTTAAATCATAACTCCTATTGTAAAAACATGTCCTTACATGATTCCAGCTGGCTTacgcctctgtctctctctgttcccaGGCTTTATTCAGACTACCTGTATTTTAGGACCGACAAGAAGTCAGTTAAGGACTTCCATCAGAAGGTCATGAATTGTCTGCAGTTGTTTcagtcctgtctgtctgagcagtCACTTCGTTCCTGTGTCTACGACAGAAGCCTCCTGGATTCCATGCCGGTTAGATGTGATGCTCTCATTTTGGGAATTACAGCACATCGTTTAATTTCATTGGGTGGTATTGTATTGTGGTGCCATCCTAAAGCCTTATGGTGTCAGTGCATCTGGATTAAATGAATTTGACTCCTAACTTTGTCATCTAACAACCAGGAATTAAAGGCATACTGTccaggattttcctaaaaacaaTGTAGAGACACAAAAGCCATCTCTCTATATCATCATTTATGGGCTACTAAAAGTGTATGGCAGTCTATCTATCTGATAAGTTTATACACGGTTAAGGCCTGctatattctgtattttttattttattttattttattttattttattttattttattttattttattttattttatttttttagcaaAGCCAACAATGTGTTATAGCATTTGCTTTGAATTGTTCCAGCTtccctgtctgtggcactcagctCAAAGCCATTTTCTTTGAATGAAAAAGgataagaaaaaggaaaaaaaaaagaaaagaaaagaaaagaaaaaaaaaaaaattaaatcatgtGTAAAAAAGCTGCCCACTGTAgcttttaacaaacaaacataactAAATAGTGTGTTTGTTGGCAACTATTTGTGAGtgattacagcagcaggacagtgtgacTCAAAGTGAACTACAGTGACCACATTCATCCGAATGTAGGAACATGTCGCCCAGTGAAACAGTGTGGCTCAGTGATGTGCTGTTGACAGTGATTTGACATTGATGGACCTTCGTGGCACAGACATATAAGATACAATACATCACAGAGAGTCCTTCTTAGTACAATGGGTTGATTGTTTGATCTGATTTTCCTCCGCAGATGAGACTTTATGTGGGCTTGTACGTCGTCTTCTTACTGGACTGGCTCACAGTTTTCCATCAGGACCAGATTCTAGTTCTTCGACTGGAGGACTACTCAGCCGACCTGAGGGCAACATTACAGAAAGCTTTTGATTTTCTGGGTCTGAGTACGTATTCAAAAAGCTACAGTAACATGctatttggaaatgtttgaaatagGGTTAGAAAAACAGCCTGCATCTTCATGGCTGTGTCCTGTATTTATCTGGTCATTTCAACCTCAAGTCGTCACTTTTGTATTGACAAGAACTCCCACCTCCCTGCAGGTCCTCTGTcagtggagctggaggaagaagtGATGAAAAAGCGTGTGGCAAACAGCCGGCGGATGAAGGACAGGAAACTCGGTCCTATGCTTCCAGCCACCAGAGACCTCCTCAGGGAATTTTACCAGCCCTTCAATCGTAAACTGGCAAATTTGTTGAACAACAACGCCTTCCTCTGGAGCTACCCCTGAAGGGGTATGAGCGTGGGCGAAATGTGGACGGctgtgaatgaacacatgaaacccTTGAAATTCACTGTTACATTCCCATAGATTCATTAATCCACACATTTGTATGAAGTTCTCACACTATTATTGCTGAGAAGGCCATGATAAATATCATGTGGTGATGGTGCTGTGATTTGACCTTTTATTTCAGGAGATATGTCCTGTACCTTTAATTATTAAATCATAAATAatttacatttgtttgttatttgtttcatttttggatGGTTGATCATACTAAATATGCAGTTTGAAGATGTTGCTTTGGGTTATGGGTGATTGTGATTTTAGCATGTTCCCCAATTTAATGACATTTCTAACTTGCTGAATTCTGGGGAAATGTGCCTTAAATTATCCACATACAGTGTATATGCAAGATTTCTGTGGGATTGAATCGGTGCAGATACATTTCTTTGTAAATGATAactttgtattattttttccttgtttgtctgttaattaaaagaaaaaaaggtaaaatgaacaaataaataaattaaatgatataatgacatcaagcaaaaaaaaaaaaaaagaatggtgCAGAGACAATATGCAGTCTAAAGTGTGAATATTTCACTCGGTGTAAACATATATAGCTTCAATGCAGAGATACAATATATATAATACTGTCAGGCAGTGTATAataagtatttttaaaaaattaaactACTGTAGGGGATATTAAAAGGGAAAACCTGCTGGTAAGTTCTTGAATACATCTTCAGATGCAACTGAACACATCATCAGTAATGTAACCTGGTGTCATCGGGTGTTTCGGGTTTTTCAGCATTATACACCCTCTTCCAGGCAACCCCACCACGGTTGATCAGCTTAACCCAAGAGCTTTGTTGAGTGAGTGGCCCACAAATCCCCTGCAGCCTACCTCAATGGGCATGCACCTCGCCTTCCAGCCCTGCTGCTGACAGTTGATGGCCAGCTGTTCATATTTGGTCCTCTTCCTTTCATGAGCCTCCCCCAAGCGGTCCTCCCATGGCACCGTCAGctccatgatgatgatgttcttGGTGCTCTCTGAGACGAGAAGTATTTCTGGCCTCAGGGTGGTGCTGACAATGTGCTGAATCTCAGCTGCTTCTCCAAGTCCAGTGAGCTGCCAATCCGGCGCCGTTGCCAAGATCCCTGCTGTCGCCTTCTTGTGACCTGCCCTCGGCTGCGCTCCTGCCTTGACAAAAGCATTTGCGTGGTGGTATTGCACActcggctgcagctgctgatccCCTTGCTGATAGCTTCTGCAAACGGTTTCAGCACCTGATTATGGTGCCAGGTGTATCGGCCCTCGCCGAGAGCTTTTGGGCAGGAGCTCAGTATGTGTTCCAATGTTCCCCTTGCTGAGCACAGTGGGCAATCCGGGGTCTCAACCCTTCCCCAGGTGTACAGGTTCGCCGGGCTAGGCAGGACATCGTACACTGCCCGGATGGGGCACCCGGAGGGTGATGCGGTGTGGTTCAGCCTGCCAGAGGTCCGTCCACGTGACTCCACGGCCTGCTCCTACCTTGTCCAGGCCCCTTGTTGCCTAAAAATGCCAACTTTAAGTAGAGTTTGTGTAAATGATGGCGTTTGAGTGACATCAACTTCATGTTATGGAATTAGTCACAAGAGGACACTATAACACAGATCATAACTCCACTAATTCAGCTTCCAAACACTTTGCTCCGCAGCCTGCTCTTATTGTGatatttcacagttttaaaaTACAGGTCAGTATGAGGGTGGCTGTTAAAACCTGTCAGTTGTGAGGAATTCATATG
Proteins encoded in this region:
- the LOC139341149 gene encoding carbohydrate sulfotransferase 15-like — protein: MSETLNMKLVPVLSLTNLKRISKVKVLGFLMVLTVTFLIMVSYNPMLDKKRPLFTTSTNQTRHGVILSSRAAAEVSLKKNLIDMKQLMKIIHSKLEYTPRKVPDEKEVIEMDSSLFSTVPRHFLPSVKSPCWYEEISSEHSTDPYKNNRYCPGSSRKTLCDKMRPDFQKHLQHRDGKLFRLRCLPYFYIIGQPKCGTTDLHSRLRRHPEVHYSIMKEPQWWTRRRFGYTHIKDGFKGIFRVEDYLDLFDVAAQHIQEMNRTSSGDHHITQTFVTQGGTKIVNVLTVDASPSTMWDNIAWSYVHRDRKETEPGFLTQDFIHTLQPSAKLIVILRDPVERLYSDYLYFRTDKKSVKDFHQKVMNCLQLFQSCLSEQSLRSCVYDRSLLDSMPMRLYVGLYVVFLLDWLTVFHQDQILVLRLEDYSADLRATLQKAFDFLGLSPLSVELEEEVMKKRVANSRRMKDRKLGPMLPATRDLLREFYQPFNRKLANLLNNNAFLWSYP